In the Leifsonia sp. 466MF genome, one interval contains:
- a CDS encoding AAA family ATPase codes for MPSIEEEIASWVNQRPDWIRILAAQILEAGGVDEQFAESLAADLVAKKALPKPAELSAEDLPTSASGGARVELVSIGDLVNVNALADGGQLVFGESGLTVVYGDNGSGKSGFARLVKDVVGARHRQEILPNAFNPKAPKDQSAVITYRIDGKPHTITWPQGTDPELRQVHFYDEACGDHYLINDTELSYRPSALNVLDQLVEAADMLRSALDRELAKVAGKPHEIPGLTASSAARKFASSLSANTTDQQIDSAVELPADAEAQLATLVQEEGRLQSTNPSTEKTRLTKAAAALDLMADHLDDFDEFLSPAASAKVEELLSNARALRAAADLASKTNFTNEPLEGVGTASWRALWEAAENYSKQVAYHEHDFPYVSDDARCPLCQQPLADDASMRLTRFQEFVHDVTAKRAKEAEAAAQHAISSLVQFEVATVATTNALAAIEAEDPTLADELRLALDTAGLAKGRIGERLRTETEEPAVPLASIDRDDLKTRAESIRQRAEKVDAVAFAARLKEATDAKNEFRDRIELAKHAESLKKDAARQRAERDITAIRNSVSTQPITKQSIALTRTYVNEQVNDRFSRESDRLGLDHVKLDDKGGGKGKLRHKPALLGATLTTKTVRDVLSEGEQTALGLAGLLTEINFDDSKSALVLDDPITSLDHGRREKVARRIAALASKRQVIVFTHDLTFLGDLIRAADEEDVPIEERSIVKDKGVPGAVLAMHPWKAKDAKKRIGDLRADLAKLKKDQLALSTEEYDNRVQLWAGKLSETWERIVRNDVVGKVVDRGTTEVRPKMIKLLAKITAEDNSDFQSGYSQVSKWAPRHDKSEEVNFVAPSIDDMEAELNRAEAWWKKMVAYAN; via the coding sequence GTGCCGTCGATCGAAGAAGAAATCGCTTCCTGGGTCAATCAGCGACCAGATTGGATTCGCATTCTGGCAGCCCAGATTCTCGAGGCCGGCGGCGTGGATGAGCAATTCGCCGAATCGCTAGCGGCGGATCTTGTGGCGAAGAAGGCTCTTCCCAAGCCGGCCGAGCTTTCTGCCGAGGACCTGCCTACTTCGGCGAGCGGTGGAGCGAGAGTCGAATTGGTATCGATCGGCGACCTTGTCAATGTCAATGCGTTGGCCGATGGGGGACAACTGGTTTTTGGTGAGTCTGGCTTGACGGTGGTGTATGGCGACAACGGAAGTGGCAAGTCGGGCTTCGCTCGTCTGGTTAAGGACGTCGTCGGTGCACGGCATCGGCAAGAGATTCTGCCTAACGCCTTCAACCCCAAAGCGCCCAAAGACCAGAGCGCGGTCATCACCTACCGTATAGATGGTAAACCGCATACAATCACCTGGCCGCAGGGCACTGATCCAGAGCTTCGCCAGGTCCATTTCTACGACGAGGCTTGTGGAGACCATTACCTCATCAATGACACCGAACTCAGCTATCGGCCTTCAGCGCTAAATGTGCTTGATCAGCTTGTTGAGGCGGCGGATATGCTCCGGAGTGCGCTGGACCGTGAGCTTGCGAAAGTGGCTGGGAAGCCGCATGAGATTCCGGGGCTTACTGCGTCGTCGGCGGCTAGAAAGTTCGCGTCTTCCCTCAGCGCGAATACGACGGATCAGCAGATTGATTCGGCGGTTGAGCTACCTGCAGATGCGGAGGCACAGTTGGCCACGCTCGTGCAAGAAGAGGGGCGGCTCCAATCGACCAATCCTTCGACGGAGAAGACGCGACTTACTAAGGCCGCTGCAGCGCTGGACCTCATGGCTGATCATCTCGACGATTTCGATGAATTTCTGAGTCCGGCGGCTTCAGCTAAAGTCGAAGAACTCTTGAGTAATGCGCGCGCTCTTCGCGCGGCAGCGGATTTGGCTTCGAAGACCAACTTCACGAATGAACCGCTAGAAGGCGTGGGGACAGCATCATGGCGCGCCTTGTGGGAGGCGGCGGAGAACTATTCGAAGCAAGTCGCTTATCATGAGCACGATTTTCCCTATGTGAGTGATGACGCTCGTTGTCCTCTTTGCCAGCAACCGCTTGCCGACGACGCATCCATGCGGCTGACTCGTTTTCAAGAATTTGTTCACGATGTAACAGCCAAAAGAGCCAAGGAAGCCGAAGCGGCAGCACAGCACGCGATCTCTTCCCTGGTGCAATTTGAGGTTGCTACCGTCGCCACAACGAATGCCCTTGCGGCGATTGAAGCCGAAGATCCCACGCTTGCGGATGAACTGCGGCTTGCTCTCGACACCGCCGGACTCGCTAAGGGACGAATTGGTGAACGACTGCGAACCGAAACCGAAGAGCCGGCAGTGCCACTCGCGTCAATCGACCGAGACGACCTGAAGACGCGTGCTGAATCCATTCGGCAACGCGCCGAAAAGGTTGACGCCGTAGCATTCGCTGCACGATTGAAGGAAGCAACTGACGCCAAGAACGAATTTCGAGACAGAATCGAGCTCGCCAAGCATGCCGAAAGTCTTAAGAAGGACGCTGCCCGACAGCGAGCCGAGCGAGATATCACCGCAATTAGGAACAGCGTCTCCACCCAGCCGATCACTAAGCAATCCATCGCGCTCACGCGTACCTACGTAAATGAACAAGTCAACGATCGATTCTCGCGCGAATCCGACCGTCTCGGTCTTGACCACGTCAAGTTGGATGACAAAGGCGGTGGCAAAGGAAAACTCCGCCACAAGCCAGCGCTGCTTGGTGCAACGCTCACGACCAAGACGGTCCGCGACGTACTCAGTGAAGGTGAGCAGACGGCCCTGGGGCTTGCGGGGTTGCTTACCGAAATCAACTTCGATGACTCAAAGTCCGCCCTTGTCTTGGACGACCCGATCACATCACTCGACCATGGTCGCCGTGAGAAGGTGGCACGGCGAATCGCAGCACTCGCTAGTAAGCGCCAAGTGATTGTCTTTACCCACGACCTGACGTTTCTGGGAGACCTGATCCGAGCAGCTGATGAAGAGGACGTTCCTATCGAGGAGCGCTCGATCGTCAAGGATAAGGGTGTCCCGGGTGCCGTCCTGGCCATGCATCCGTGGAAGGCGAAGGATGCAAAGAAGCGCATTGGAGACCTCCGGGCCGACCTCGCGAAACTCAAGAAGGATCAATTGGCCCTTTCTACAGAGGAATACGACAACCGGGTTCAGCTTTGGGCGGGGAAGCTTTCTGAGACTTGGGAGCGCATCGTGCGAAATGACGTAGTCGGCAAAGTTGTAGACCGTGGAACTACCGAAGTGCGCCCCAAGATGATCAAGCTTCTAGCCAAGATCACGGCGGAGGACAATTCCGATTTCCAGAGCGGATACAGTCAGGTCTCGAAGTGGGCACCCCGCCACGACAAGAGCGAAGAAGTCAATTTCGTGGCGCCGTCGATCGACGACATGGAAGCCGAACTTAATCGCGCCGAGGCGTGGTGGAAGAAGATGGTCGCGTACGCCAATTAA
- a CDS encoding PadR family transcriptional regulator, with product MGKQETEMLKGTLEGIVLAILSRRPAYGYEITAWLRDQGFADIAEGTIYALLVRVEQRGLVDVEKVPSEKGPPRKVYSLNARGRDYLEEFWRTWSFLAERIEQLHEGDN from the coding sequence ATGGGCAAGCAAGAGACCGAGATGCTCAAGGGGACGCTCGAGGGCATCGTGCTCGCCATCCTGTCGCGTCGGCCCGCATACGGGTACGAGATCACCGCATGGCTGCGCGACCAGGGGTTCGCCGACATCGCGGAGGGCACGATCTACGCCCTCCTCGTCCGGGTCGAACAGCGCGGGCTGGTGGATGTCGAGAAGGTTCCATCCGAGAAGGGTCCGCCCCGCAAGGTGTACTCCCTCAACGCCCGGGGTCGTGACTACCTCGAAGAGTTCTGGAGGACGTGGAGCTTCCTCGCAGAGCGGATCGAACAGCTCCACGAAGGAGACAACTGA
- a CDS encoding DUF1048 domain-containing protein, which produces MAAKWIETITGSLEQKKQYRQYKARVQALPEPYRGAAKAFERYFMYNGGITDGDTLVTMLTDFADMWERAAIDGTPISELVGGDPIDFAETYTESYGGVKWIDKERARLIKAVQEAEQEEKK; this is translated from the coding sequence ATGGCAGCGAAGTGGATCGAGACGATCACCGGATCCCTCGAGCAGAAGAAGCAGTACCGGCAGTACAAGGCCCGCGTGCAGGCCCTGCCGGAGCCGTACCGCGGCGCCGCGAAGGCGTTCGAGCGGTACTTCATGTACAACGGCGGCATCACCGACGGCGACACGCTCGTCACGATGCTCACCGATTTCGCCGACATGTGGGAGCGCGCCGCCATCGACGGCACGCCGATCAGCGAGCTCGTCGGGGGCGACCCCATCGACTTCGCCGAGACCTACACGGAGTCGTACGGCGGCGTGAAGTGGATCGACAAGGAGCGGGCCCGCCTCATCAAGGCGGTCCAGGAGGCAGAACAGGAGGAGAAGAAATGA
- a CDS encoding ABC transporter ATP-binding protein has protein sequence MSATAISVRGIQKSFKDIEVLRGVDFDVQAGTIFALLGSNGAGKTTLVRILSTLLRADGGTATVQGVDVAAKPGDVRGAISLTGQFAAVDEVLSGRENLILIAKLRHLKDPAGIADDLLARFSLTDAGKRKAATYSGGMRRRLDIAMSLIGNPPIIFLDEPTTGLDPQARIEVWDTVKRLAGQGTTVLLTTQYLDEAEQLADRIAILHKGTIIQNGTLDELKRLLPAAKVEYVEKQPTLEEVFLALVGDTGDDSGENADTDTTTDRTDGAAATGRKAR, from the coding sequence ATGAGCGCAACCGCGATCAGCGTCCGCGGCATCCAGAAATCGTTCAAAGACATCGAAGTGCTCCGCGGGGTCGACTTCGACGTGCAGGCGGGCACCATCTTCGCGCTGCTCGGCTCCAACGGGGCCGGCAAGACGACGCTGGTCCGCATCCTCAGCACCCTCCTCCGCGCAGACGGCGGCACCGCCACCGTGCAGGGGGTGGATGTGGCGGCCAAGCCGGGCGACGTCCGCGGCGCGATCAGCCTCACCGGGCAGTTCGCGGCGGTGGATGAGGTGCTCAGCGGACGCGAGAACCTCATCCTCATCGCCAAGCTCCGCCACCTGAAGGACCCGGCCGGCATCGCCGACGACCTCCTCGCCCGCTTCTCGCTCACCGACGCCGGCAAGCGCAAGGCGGCAACCTACTCCGGTGGGATGCGGCGCCGGCTCGACATCGCGATGAGCCTGATCGGCAACCCGCCGATCATCTTCCTCGACGAGCCGACCACCGGACTCGACCCGCAGGCGCGGATCGAAGTCTGGGACACGGTCAAGCGCCTCGCCGGGCAGGGCACCACGGTGCTGCTCACCACGCAGTACCTGGACGAGGCCGAGCAGCTCGCCGACCGGATCGCCATCCTCCACAAGGGCACGATCATCCAGAACGGCACCCTCGACGAGCTCAAGCGGCTGCTCCCCGCCGCGAAGGTCGAATACGTCGAGAAGCAGCCGACGCTCGAGGAGGTCTTCCTCGCCCTCGTCGGCGACACGGGAGACGACAGCGGCGAGAACGCCGACACCGACACCACCACCGACCGCACCGACGGCGCGGCCGCCACAGGAAGGAAAGCACGATGA